A stretch of Crossiella cryophila DNA encodes these proteins:
- a CDS encoding WXG100 family type VII secretion target produces MSARDAVAGLPGGQALADICDKVNGDPEAIRAVATRWTEAAGKAGECAGAVRKSVSGLDAAWQGSSADGFVGYMGKFDTAATAARTTLTQAAGDLRAAADALAGAEQSVNTICENLLSRVRAFRQQNRNQPEEDVRPAIEGFVKEAVADAQPKVTEAESALRGALGALRGRSAEPKFAKLDAPDGQPFAPAPGKKVEWQPSPEPKKEERPAERPRESGGGSGSSGGGGGGTGGGGGLGPSGGPPPGGGPAPQGQVAEWINQAVEILKAQGYPVDKMNPNDIWMIIQKESGGNPQAINNWDSNAAKGTPSKGLMQTIDPTFNRWSLPGHKDIWNPVDNIIAGIRYSVERYGSVSNVPGVVGVKTGSGYRGY; encoded by the coding sequence GTGAGCGCCAGGGACGCGGTCGCAGGCCTGCCCGGCGGCCAGGCCCTCGCGGACATCTGCGACAAGGTCAACGGCGATCCGGAGGCCATCCGCGCGGTCGCCACCCGGTGGACCGAGGCCGCCGGCAAGGCTGGCGAGTGCGCTGGCGCGGTGCGCAAGTCGGTGAGCGGGCTGGACGCCGCCTGGCAGGGCAGCTCCGCGGACGGCTTCGTCGGCTACATGGGCAAGTTCGACACCGCCGCCACCGCCGCGCGGACCACCCTCACCCAGGCCGCGGGCGATCTCCGGGCCGCCGCGGACGCGCTGGCCGGGGCCGAGCAGTCGGTGAACACCATCTGCGAGAACCTGCTCAGCCGGGTGCGCGCGTTCCGGCAGCAGAACCGGAACCAGCCGGAGGAGGACGTGCGCCCGGCGATCGAGGGCTTCGTCAAGGAGGCCGTCGCCGACGCCCAGCCCAAGGTCACCGAGGCCGAATCAGCCCTGCGCGGCGCACTGGGCGCGCTGCGCGGCCGGTCGGCCGAACCCAAGTTCGCCAAGCTCGACGCCCCCGACGGCCAGCCCTTCGCGCCCGCGCCGGGCAAGAAGGTCGAATGGCAGCCCAGCCCCGAGCCGAAGAAGGAGGAACGCCCGGCCGAACGCCCGCGAGAGAGCGGCGGCGGATCCGGCTCCAGCGGCGGTGGTGGCGGCGGCACCGGCGGAGGCGGCGGCCTGGGGCCCAGCGGCGGCCCACCGCCCGGCGGCGGACCCGCGCCCCAGGGCCAGGTGGCCGAGTGGATCAACCAGGCCGTCGAGATCCTCAAGGCCCAGGGCTACCCGGTGGACAAGATGAACCCCAACGACATCTGGATGATCATCCAGAAGGAGTCCGGCGGCAACCCGCAGGCGATCAACAACTGGGACTCCAACGCGGCCAAGGGCACCCCGTCCAAGGGGCTGATGCAGACCATCGACCCGACCTTCAACCGCTGGTCCCTGCCAGGCCACAAGGACATCTGGAACCCGGTGGACAACATCATCGCCGGGATCCGGTACTCGGTGGAGCGCTACGGCTCGGTGTCCAACGTGCCGGGTGTGGTGGGAGTCAAGACCGGATCGGGTTACCGCGGCTACTAG
- the purD gene encoding phosphoribosylamine--glycine ligase yields the protein MRVLVIGSGAREHALLLGLSRDPGVTALACAPGNAGTASVAENYGVEATSPAAVTALAAEWKADLVVVGPEAPLVAGVADAVRASGVPCFGPSKEAARIEGSKAFAKEVMAAAGVPTAHSEIVDNPARLDAALARFGPTWVVKDDGLAAGKGVVVTRDLDAARAHAMRLLDGGHPVLLESFLDGPEVSLFCLTDGRTVRALLPAQDFKRVGDNDSGPNTGGMGAYAPLPWAAPDLVETIVTTVAQPVVDELAKRGTPFQGVLYAGLAVTSEGPSVIEFNCRFGDPETQAVLALLRTPLAGLLLAVAEGRLDEQAELDWAEGAAVTVVVAAEGYPSLPRTGDVITGADAEGVLHAGTRRRDDGAVVSAGGRVLSVVGTGDDLDAARAEAYRRVAGVHLTGSHHRTDIALKAAQAAR from the coding sequence GTGCGCGTCCTGGTTATTGGCTCCGGTGCCCGAGAGCACGCCCTGCTGCTTGGTCTGTCCCGTGATCCCGGGGTGACCGCCCTGGCCTGCGCCCCCGGCAACGCGGGTACCGCCTCGGTCGCGGAGAACTACGGCGTGGAGGCGACCAGCCCGGCCGCGGTGACCGCGCTGGCCGCGGAGTGGAAGGCCGACCTGGTCGTGGTCGGCCCGGAGGCCCCGCTGGTGGCCGGGGTGGCCGACGCGGTGCGCGCCTCGGGCGTGCCCTGCTTCGGGCCGTCCAAGGAGGCCGCCCGGATCGAGGGTTCCAAGGCCTTCGCCAAGGAGGTCATGGCCGCAGCGGGTGTGCCGACCGCGCACAGCGAGATCGTGGACAACCCGGCCCGGCTGGACGCCGCGCTGGCCCGGTTCGGCCCGACCTGGGTGGTCAAGGACGACGGGCTGGCCGCCGGCAAGGGCGTGGTGGTCACCAGGGACCTGGACGCGGCCCGCGCGCACGCGATGCGGCTGCTCGACGGCGGCCACCCGGTGCTGCTGGAGTCCTTCCTGGACGGTCCCGAGGTGTCGCTGTTCTGCCTCACCGACGGCCGGACCGTGCGCGCGCTGCTGCCCGCGCAGGACTTCAAGCGGGTCGGCGACAACGACAGCGGCCCGAACACCGGCGGCATGGGCGCCTACGCCCCGCTGCCCTGGGCCGCCCCCGACCTGGTCGAGACCATCGTGACCACGGTGGCCCAGCCGGTGGTGGACGAGCTGGCCAAGCGCGGCACCCCGTTCCAGGGCGTGCTCTACGCGGGCCTCGCGGTCACCTCCGAGGGCCCGTCGGTGATCGAGTTCAACTGCCGGTTCGGCGACCCGGAGACCCAGGCCGTGCTGGCCCTGCTGCGCACCCCGCTGGCGGGTCTGCTGCTCGCGGTGGCCGAGGGCAGGCTGGATGAGCAGGCCGAGCTGGACTGGGCCGAGGGCGCCGCGGTCACCGTGGTGGTCGCGGCCGAGGGCTACCCGAGCCTGCCGCGCACCGGCGACGTGATCACCGGCGCGGACGCCGAGGGCGTGCTGCACGCGGGCACCCGGCGCCGGGACGACGGCGCGGTGGTCTCCGCGGGCGGCCGGGTGCTGTCGGTGGTCGGCACCGGGGACGACCTGGACGCCGCGCGCGCCGAGGCGTACCGGCGGGTGGCCGGGGTGCACCTCACCGGTTCACACCACCGAACGGACATTGCGCTGAAGGCAGCCCAGGCAGCCCGCTGA
- a CDS encoding glycoside hydrolase family 76 protein, with protein sequence MSGRRIGRGDDRPELWAARAAVAERAVCARQLRRCLLTGRLRELDVWPAGRLRPPHRSPWRATLLDCAVDAWLRAPTADRQARLTGLVRGLRARPKQLGNAELAALALALHRAHSRAAAPVRPALARLALRRLRESWSDHAGGGLWSDEPAGRKGAIANGAAALLFAQLATEGGEKADLHRARSTVDWMLQHLLDDGLVVTGLSVAPDGGPGALDRAISLTGNAYVLGACARLAVSTGERGWPEVTAGLVGAVAEKLADADDVLRGREPGPALGILSRNLASAALALRDDPAANLAARVVFASAEAAWRNRAVARGGPLFGPEWTVPAISPTERPVAGEAPAPGPRAERELSVQLAGWLALESAALLERAGFDDRGSARRPRTL encoded by the coding sequence ATGAGTGGCAGGCGGATCGGCCGGGGCGATGACCGGCCCGAGCTGTGGGCGGCGCGTGCGGCGGTGGCCGAACGCGCGGTCTGCGCCCGCCAGCTGCGCCGCTGCCTGCTGACCGGCCGCCTGCGCGAACTCGACGTCTGGCCTGCCGGCCGGCTGCGGCCGCCGCACCGCTCGCCGTGGCGGGCCACCCTGCTGGACTGCGCGGTGGACGCCTGGCTGCGCGCGCCGACCGCCGACCGGCAGGCCCGGCTGACCGGCCTGGTCCGCGGGCTGCGCGCGCGTCCCAAACAGCTGGGCAACGCTGAACTGGCCGCGCTCGCGCTGGCCCTGCACCGCGCGCACAGCAGGGCCGCCGCACCCGTCCGGCCCGCGCTGGCCAGGCTGGCCCTGCGCAGGCTGCGGGAGAGCTGGAGCGATCACGCCGGTGGCGGGCTGTGGTCGGACGAACCGGCCGGGCGCAAGGGCGCGATCGCCAACGGCGCGGCCGCGCTGCTGTTCGCCCAGCTGGCCACCGAGGGCGGGGAAAAGGCCGACCTGCACCGCGCCAGGTCCACAGTGGACTGGATGTTGCAGCACCTGCTCGACGACGGCCTGGTGGTCACCGGCCTGAGCGTGGCCCCGGACGGCGGGCCCGGCGCGCTGGACCGGGCGATCTCGTTGACCGGCAACGCCTATGTGCTCGGCGCCTGCGCCCGGCTGGCGGTCAGCACCGGCGAACGCGGCTGGCCGGAGGTCACCGCGGGGCTGGTCGGCGCGGTGGCGGAGAAGCTGGCCGACGCCGACGACGTGCTGCGTGGCCGGGAACCCGGTCCGGCGCTGGGCATCCTGTCCCGCAACCTGGCCTCGGCCGCACTGGCCCTGCGCGATGACCCGGCGGCGAACCTGGCCGCGCGGGTGGTCTTCGCCTCGGCCGAGGCGGCCTGGCGCAACCGGGCGGTGGCCAGGGGCGGCCCGCTGTTCGGTCCGGAGTGGACGGTGCCGGCCATCTCACCCACTGAACGCCCGGTCGCCGGGGAGGCCCCCGCGCCGGGGCCGCGGGCCGAGCGGGAGCTGTCCGTGCAGCTCGCGGGCTGGCTGGCGCTGGAGTCGGCGGCCCTGCTGGAGCGGGCGGGCTTCGACGACCGCGGCTCCGCCCGCCGCCCCCGCACCCTCTAA
- a CDS encoding TrmH family RNA methyltransferase — MFVDEPGPTEWGAEQVGVGPWAGPIPDDPHLDPDLLAEGDRRNVVDAYRYWRREAIVADLDTRRHGFHVAIENFQHDHNIGTVVRTANAFAARAVHIVGRKRWNRRGAMVTDRYQHVRHHEDIAALAAHAREQGLVVVGVDNTPGAARLETVTLPRNCVLLFGQEGPGLTPAAAEAAELTVSIAQFGSTRSINAGVAAGIVMHAWVRAHADLDTAW, encoded by the coding sequence GTGTTCGTCGACGAACCGGGTCCCACCGAATGGGGCGCCGAGCAGGTCGGGGTGGGTCCGTGGGCGGGGCCGATCCCTGACGATCCGCACCTGGACCCCGACCTGCTCGCCGAGGGCGACCGCCGCAACGTGGTGGACGCCTACCGGTACTGGCGGCGGGAGGCGATCGTGGCCGACCTGGACACCCGGCGGCACGGCTTCCACGTGGCCATCGAGAACTTCCAGCACGACCACAACATCGGCACCGTGGTGCGCACCGCCAACGCCTTCGCCGCCCGCGCGGTGCACATCGTCGGGCGCAAACGATGGAACCGGCGCGGGGCCATGGTCACCGACCGGTACCAGCACGTGCGCCACCACGAGGACATCGCCGCACTGGCCGCGCACGCCCGCGAGCAGGGCCTGGTGGTGGTCGGGGTGGACAACACCCCCGGCGCGGCCCGGCTGGAGACGGTGACCCTGCCAAGGAACTGCGTGCTGCTGTTCGGCCAGGAGGGACCGGGGCTGACCCCGGCGGCGGCCGAGGCGGCCGAGCTGACCGTGTCGATCGCCCAGTTCGGCTCCACCCGCTCGATCAACGCGGGAGTGGCCGCGGGCATCGTCATGCACGCCTGGGTGCGGGCGCACGCTGATCTGGACACGGCCTGGTGA